A region of Hoplias malabaricus isolate fHopMal1 chromosome 12, fHopMal1.hap1, whole genome shotgun sequence DNA encodes the following proteins:
- the gabpa gene encoding GA-binding protein alpha chain — protein MMAKSEPEQMIEIEIDGHEKQECLEEAIEEQTITSAELITQDIDINEPVGNLKKLLEPRIQIALDGYDICLQDIQLHPDHSLFDQGVKTDGTVQLSLQIVTKPGEEKLNILEIVKPVETVEVVIDPDAAAGEEAHLVEDGQVIAVERATIADETSEQVTRWAAALEGYRKEQVRLSIPYDPVQWTADQVIHWAVWVMKEFNIEEMEVGGIHIPGRQLCAFSQEEFLQRVPNGEILWSHLELLRKYVLASQEQGQEATVTIDQPVQIIPAPVQQATPTAIKVQKHNKMPRAPRISGEERSSPGNRTGNNGQIQLWQFLLELLTDKDARDCISWVGEEGEFKLNQPELVAQKWGQRKNKPTMNYEKLSRALRYYYDGDMISKVQGKRFVYKFVCDLRTLIGYSAAELNNLVTECEQKKLARVQLHGIGQPVNTVTLATAAGQPVTTVTLAAAALEKDS, from the exons ATGATGGCTAAAAGTGAGCCTGAGCAGATGATTGAGATTGAAATTGATGGACACGAGAAACAAGAATGCCTAGAAGAAGC GATCGAGGAACAGACTATTACATCAGCTGAACTGATCACACAGGACATTGATATTAATGAGCCGGTTGGCAACTTGAAAAAGCTGCTAGAACCACGTATACAAATTGCTCTGGATGGATATGATATTTGTTTGCAGGACATCCAG CTGCACCCTGACCACAGCCTTTTCGACCAGGGTGTCAAGACAGATGGTACAGTCCAGCTCAGCCTGCAGATTGTCACCAAACCAG GTGAAGAGAAGTTGAATATCCTTGAGATAGTGAAGCCAGTGGAGACAGTGGAGGTGGTGATAGACCCGGATGCCGCTGCAGGAGAGGAGGCTCACCTTGTGGAAGATGGGCAAGTGATAGCAGTGGAGCGAGCAACGATTGCGGATGAAACATCAGAACAAGTGACTCGATGGGCAGCTGCGCTGGAGGGCTACCGTAAGGAACAGGTCCGATTGAGCATCCCTTATG ACCCAGTGCAGTGGACAGCAGACCAGGTGATCCACTGGGCAGTTTGGGTGATGAAGGAGTTTAACATTGAGGAGATGGAGGTGGGAGGCATCCACATTCCAGGTCGCCAGCTGTGCGCATTCAGCCAGGAAGAGTTCCTCCAGAGAGTGCCTAATGGAGAGATTCTGTGGAGCCATCTGGAGCTGTTGCGCAAGT ATGTTCTGGCAAGTCAGGAGCAGGGACAAGAAGCCACAGTTACTATTGACCAGC CTGTACAGATTATCCCTGCCCCTGTGCAGCAGGCCACACCCACAGCCATAAAGGTGCAGAAGCATAACAAAATGCCCAGAGCTCCTCGCATCTCAGGAGAGGAGCGAAGTTCCCCTGGCAACCGCACAG GTAACAATGGGCAAATACAGCTGTGGCAGTTCCTGCTCGAGCTTCTGACCGATAAAGATGCAAGGGACTGCATCTCCTGGGTAGGAGAAGAGGGTGAATTCAAGCTCAATCAGCCTGAGCTAGTGGCTCAGAAATGGGGCCAGCGCAAGAACAAACCCACCATGAACTACGAAAAGCTCAGCAGAGCCCTCAG ATACTATTATGATGGTGACATGATCAGCAAAGTGCAGGGCAAGCGCTTTGTGTACAAGTTTGTGTGTGACCTGAGGACTCTGATTGGCTACAGCGCTGCTGAACTCAACAACCTTGTGACAGAGTGCGAACAGAAGAAACTAGCACGGGTGCAGCTTCATGGGATTGGTCAGCCCGTCAACACTGTCACCCTGGCAACCGCTGCCGGGCAACCCGTCACTACCGTCACCCTGGCCGCTGCTGCACTGGAGAAAGACAGTTGA